One segment of Neobacillus endophyticus DNA contains the following:
- the gerD gene encoding spore germination lipoprotein GerD produces the protein MKTKWNLLLLPIVLLITSCSSSDTGSASQQIDYDQTKKMVVDILKTDDGKKAIQDVMSDDKMKEKLVMDQKVVSQTIQQTLASDKASEFWKKTFSDPKFAQSVAKNMQAENEKLLKTLMNDPSYRNMMIQVFKEPEIQKELTDALKSKDYRQHLQSVITETVDSPLFRAKIQELLLKAAEETKAKSGGSSQSSNKSSGST, from the coding sequence ATGAAAACGAAATGGAACTTGCTCCTCTTGCCCATTGTCTTACTAATCACAAGCTGTTCTTCTAGTGATACCGGCAGTGCTAGCCAGCAAATTGATTACGACCAAACCAAGAAGATGGTTGTTGATATTCTCAAGACTGATGATGGGAAGAAAGCGATACAGGATGTTATGTCAGATGACAAAATGAAGGAAAAACTGGTCATGGACCAAAAAGTTGTCTCTCAAACGATTCAACAAACATTGGCTTCAGATAAAGCAAGTGAATTTTGGAAAAAGACATTTAGCGATCCTAAATTCGCTCAAAGTGTCGCTAAAAATATGCAGGCAGAAAACGAGAAATTATTAAAGACCTTAATGAACGATCCCTCATATAGAAACATGATGATTCAGGTTTTTAAGGAGCCTGAAATACAAAAGGAGCTTACAGACGCACTAAAAAGTAAAGATTACCGTCAGCATCTCCAGAGTGTCATTACGGAAACCGTTGACAGCCCATTATTCAGAGCCAAAATTCAAGAACTGCTACTAAAAGCAGCAGAAGAAACTAAAGCCAAATCAGGTGGTTCAAGTCAAAGCAGTAACAAATCCAGCGGAAGTACCTGA
- a CDS encoding CdaR family protein, protein MDKWMDNPWFIKILSLVLALLLYSSVSYTSNSKLTDVYVPSEQTTETITNIPVKAYYDTENLVVTGIPNTVDMTIKGPIIHVQTAKALRNFEVYVDLTNAKVGKQKVKLKVRNLSDRLIATIKPATINVTVQEKITKDFKVDAEFNSNEIGDGYAAGQPIVEPRRVKITGAKSEIDSIAYVKAVVEDNKPLKDTLSREARVQVLDKDLNKLSVTVEPSTVKVTIPIKATSKTVPINIVQKGTPPSGISIASISLDAKEAVISGSEDILKNTDSVRVEVDVSKITDNTTLNLPVIIANGITKVTPQMAKVTVVVNKQGQKTISEVPIKMKGLAPNNTVQMDDPVSQSVDIIINGPSAALTALGPDDFSAYIDVSNLEAGSHDVDIQIDGPSGINWKTDRLTAKITIKNNA, encoded by the coding sequence ATGGATAAATGGATGGATAATCCTTGGTTTATTAAAATTTTATCTCTGGTACTGGCCCTTCTTTTATATTCATCTGTATCTTATACAAGCAATAGTAAATTGACGGATGTTTATGTACCAAGCGAGCAAACAACCGAGACAATTACGAATATACCGGTAAAGGCCTATTACGATACTGAAAATTTGGTTGTAACCGGAATTCCTAATACAGTGGATATGACAATAAAAGGCCCGATCATACATGTACAGACGGCCAAAGCTTTAAGAAATTTTGAAGTGTATGTAGACTTAACGAATGCCAAGGTAGGAAAGCAGAAAGTAAAGCTTAAGGTCAGAAACTTATCCGACCGCTTAATAGCAACCATCAAACCTGCAACTATAAATGTTACAGTACAAGAAAAAATTACAAAAGACTTTAAGGTGGATGCAGAATTTAATTCGAATGAAATTGGAGATGGTTATGCTGCAGGCCAGCCAATTGTGGAGCCAAGAAGAGTCAAAATTACCGGGGCAAAAAGTGAAATCGACAGTATTGCCTATGTAAAAGCGGTAGTGGAAGACAATAAACCATTAAAAGATACGCTTTCAAGAGAAGCAAGAGTACAAGTATTGGATAAAGACTTAAATAAACTATCCGTAACAGTAGAACCTTCTACTGTAAAAGTGACGATACCTATTAAGGCAACAAGCAAAACAGTTCCAATCAATATCGTTCAAAAAGGGACACCGCCATCCGGAATATCGATTGCATCGATTAGCCTTGATGCCAAGGAGGCTGTCATATCCGGCAGTGAGGATATTTTAAAAAATACCGATAGTGTGAGAGTAGAAGTGGATGTCAGTAAAATTACGGATAATACCACATTAAATTTACCGGTAATTATAGCAAATGGAATCACGAAGGTAACTCCGCAGATGGCAAAAGTGACAGTAGTCGTTAACAAGCAAGGGCAGAAAACAATATCAGAGGTACCAATAAAAATGAAGGGGCTTGCCCCAAATAATACGGTGCAAATGGATGATCCTGTAAGTCAATCGGTAGATATCATCATAAATGGACCAAGTGCGGCTCTAACAGCGCTGGGACCTGACGATTTTAGTGCCTATATTGATGTATCAAACCTTGAGGCAGGCAGCCACGATGTTGATATACAGATCGACGGCCCATCTGGAATTAATTGGAAAACGGATAGATTAACAGCAAAAATAACGATTAAAAATAATGCATAA
- a CDS encoding Mrp/NBP35 family ATP-binding protein, with amino-acid sequence MLTEVKVREVLGSLKEPFLHKTLAELNAIEEIKIKEEKNHVSVKIDIARTGTSEQLQLQSQIVNLLKEAGAASVGIRFGQLSEDVIAAHRHAEPEKEENLLHSENTTFIAIASGKGGVGKSTVSVNLAVALARLGKKVGLIDADIYGFSVPDMMGITKRPVVRGEKIIPVERFGVQVISMGFFVEDNAPIIWRGPMLGKMLNSFFNEVEWGTGLDYLLLDLPPGTGDVALDVHTMLPACKEIIVTTPHPTAAFVAARAGAMAIRTEHELLGVIENMAYFESKVTGEKEYVFGRGGGDKLAEELNTELLGRLPLDQPDWNEEDFAPSIYQPDHKLGNIYLEIAEKVVNRLSK; translated from the coding sequence ATGTTAACAGAAGTAAAAGTACGCGAGGTTCTTGGTAGCTTGAAAGAGCCGTTTTTACATAAAACTTTAGCTGAGCTAAATGCGATTGAAGAAATTAAAATTAAAGAAGAAAAGAATCATGTCAGCGTAAAGATTGATATTGCCCGGACAGGGACAAGCGAACAGTTGCAGCTGCAATCCCAAATTGTCAACCTTTTAAAAGAGGCGGGAGCGGCTTCAGTAGGAATCCGCTTTGGTCAACTTTCTGAAGACGTCATTGCTGCTCATCGTCATGCTGAGCCGGAAAAAGAGGAAAACTTGCTCCATTCTGAAAATACTACTTTTATTGCGATTGCGAGCGGTAAAGGCGGCGTCGGAAAATCTACAGTTTCTGTTAACCTAGCAGTAGCACTTGCACGCCTTGGTAAAAAAGTTGGTTTGATTGATGCTGATATTTATGGATTTAGTGTTCCCGATATGATGGGAATTACCAAACGTCCAGTTGTCCGTGGAGAAAAAATTATTCCTGTTGAACGTTTTGGCGTCCAAGTGATATCCATGGGCTTCTTTGTTGAGGACAATGCTCCGATAATCTGGCGGGGACCAATGTTAGGGAAAATGTTAAACAGCTTCTTTAACGAAGTGGAGTGGGGTACAGGCCTTGATTATTTATTGCTGGATTTACCTCCGGGAACAGGAGATGTCGCGTTAGACGTGCATACTATGCTCCCGGCTTGTAAGGAAATCATCGTTACAACTCCACACCCTACAGCAGCATTCGTTGCCGCACGTGCTGGTGCCATGGCAATAAGAACCGAACATGAATTGCTTGGCGTCATTGAGAACATGGCTTATTTTGAAAGTAAAGTAACAGGTGAGAAAGAATATGTATTCGGTAGAGGTGGCGGTGACAAATTGGCCGAAGAATTAAATACGGAACTCCTTGGCCGTCTGCCACTTGACCAGCCGGATTGGAACGAGGAGGACTTCGCTCCGTCCATCTATCAACCTGATCATAAGTTAGGAAATATTTATTTGGAAATTGCTGAAAAAGTAGTGAATCGACTCAGTAAATAA
- the rocF gene encoding arginase has translation MNKKLSIIGMPMDLGQMRRGVDMGPSAIRYAGIVERLKPLFDDVHDLGDIAIGRPEVQVDEESNLRNLDLVAEKNSLLAEKVDEAVQSGSFPLVLGGDHSIAIGTLAGVSKHYKNLGVIWYDAHGDLNTAETSPSGNIHGMPLAVSIGLGHPKLTDIGGYSPKINPENIVIIGARSLDEGEKTLIKEKGIKVYTMHEIDRLGMTKVMEETISYLKENTDGVHLSLDLDGLDPSEAPGVGTPVMGGISYRESHLAMEMLEEAKIITSAEFVEVNPILDEKNKTAAVAVGLMGSLFGEKLL, from the coding sequence ATGAATAAGAAACTATCAATTATTGGAATGCCGATGGACTTAGGTCAAATGAGACGTGGAGTTGATATGGGGCCAAGCGCCATCCGTTATGCTGGAATCGTAGAGCGCCTTAAACCATTATTTGATGATGTTCATGATTTAGGTGATATTGCAATTGGAAGACCAGAGGTTCAGGTTGACGAAGAATCCAATTTGAGAAACTTAGATTTAGTTGCAGAAAAGAATTCGTTGCTTGCTGAAAAAGTGGATGAAGCGGTCCAATCTGGTTCGTTCCCATTGGTACTTGGCGGTGACCATAGTATTGCGATTGGTACGTTAGCTGGTGTTTCAAAGCACTACAAAAATCTTGGCGTTATTTGGTATGATGCCCACGGTGATTTAAATACTGCTGAAACCAGCCCTTCCGGTAATATTCATGGTATGCCTTTAGCTGTAAGTATTGGATTGGGTCATCCAAAGTTAACAGATATCGGCGGGTATTCTCCGAAAATTAACCCTGAAAATATCGTCATCATTGGTGCCAGATCACTAGATGAAGGCGAAAAAACCCTGATTAAGGAAAAAGGCATAAAAGTATATACCATGCATGAAATTGATCGTTTGGGAATGACAAAGGTAATGGAGGAAACAATCTCTTATCTAAAAGAAAATACAGACGGTGTGCATCTATCACTTGATTTGGATGGACTCGATCCAAGTGAGGCTCCAGGGGTAGGAACACCAGTAATGGGCGGAATTAGCTACCGTGAAAGCCATTTAGCGATGGAGATGCTAGAAGAAGCCAAGATCATCACATCAGCAGAATTCGTAGAGGTAAATCCAATTTTAGATGAAAAAAATAAAACTGCCGCTGTTGCTGTCGGGCTAATGGGCTCTTTATTTGGAGAAAAACTACTATAA
- the cdaA gene encoding diadenylate cyclase CdaA produces MPFADWTIWKYISSIVDILLVWYVIYKLINIIKGTKAVQLLKGILVILVVRIASDFFGLTTLSWMMQQVITYGFLAIIIIFQPELRRALEQLGRGRFFSRSTSSDDEGQERTVEAILKAADYMAKRRIGALISIERETGMSDYIETGIGLNSRISSELLINIFIPNTPLHDGAVVIQKNNVAAAACYLPLSESPFISKELGTRHRAALGISEVTDSVTIVVSEETGGISLTKNGELHRDLGAEEFRELLTRELSVNSKSKQASSARWNWRGKNNG; encoded by the coding sequence ATGCCGTTTGCTGATTGGACAATTTGGAAGTATATATCTAGCATTGTTGATATTCTCCTTGTATGGTATGTCATTTACAAACTAATAAATATTATTAAAGGAACAAAGGCCGTTCAGTTATTAAAAGGGATTCTTGTTATTCTTGTTGTCAGGATTGCCAGTGATTTTTTTGGATTGACGACTTTAAGCTGGATGATGCAGCAAGTCATTACATACGGTTTTCTTGCGATTATTATCATTTTTCAGCCAGAGCTTAGGCGGGCGCTTGAGCAATTAGGACGGGGGCGGTTTTTTTCAAGAAGCACCAGTTCGGATGATGAAGGGCAGGAACGGACGGTGGAAGCCATTTTGAAGGCAGCCGATTATATGGCTAAACGGAGAATTGGTGCCCTTATCTCAATTGAGCGCGAAACGGGTATGAGTGACTATATAGAGACGGGGATCGGTTTAAATTCCCGAATTTCGTCAGAGCTGCTGATTAATATTTTCATTCCAAATACCCCGCTTCACGATGGAGCCGTTGTTATACAGAAAAATAATGTTGCCGCAGCAGCATGCTATTTGCCTTTATCCGAAAGTCCCTTTATTTCTAAAGAATTAGGAACAAGGCACAGGGCAGCACTGGGGATCAGTGAAGTGACGGATAGTGTAACGATCGTGGTATCAGAAGAAACCGGCGGTATTTCTTTGACTAAGAATGGAGAACTTCATCGTGATTTGGGTGCGGAAGAGTTTAGAGAGCTGCTCACAAGAGAGTTATCAGTGAATTCAAAGTCAAAACAAGCTTCTTCAGCTCGATGGAACTGGAGGGGGAAAAATAATGGATAA
- the pdaB gene encoding polysaccharide deacetylase family sporulation protein PdaB, with amino-acid sequence MNFFFILNGKALKNIALILVAAFFTAWFLYMENITQVPVFSAKDAPKAVYRGEKDVALTFNIGWGDEKAEPIIDTLKKENVKSATFFLSGSWAERHPDIVSSIIKDGYEIGSLGYNYEDYTELDDARIAKDITKAQEVFKKLNVKEVKLLRAPTGHFDVRTLKIAKRYGYTVVHWSLDSKDWQNPGIRAIVSNVNKTQKGDIVLLHASDSAKQTAKALPLIMQDLHHKGLKLVTVSEMIANGEARSNEIR; translated from the coding sequence ATGAATTTCTTTTTTATTCTAAATGGCAAGGCTTTAAAAAACATTGCCCTTATTTTAGTTGCGGCTTTTTTTACAGCATGGTTTCTTTACATGGAGAACATTACACAAGTTCCCGTATTCTCAGCTAAAGATGCACCAAAAGCGGTATATCGTGGAGAAAAAGATGTTGCCTTGACTTTTAATATTGGCTGGGGTGATGAAAAAGCTGAACCGATTATAGATACACTCAAAAAGGAAAATGTGAAATCGGCTACTTTCTTCCTTTCCGGTTCATGGGCGGAAAGACACCCTGATATTGTCAGCAGTATTATAAAAGATGGCTATGAAATTGGTTCACTGGGTTATAATTATGAAGACTATACGGAGTTGGATGATGCTCGAATAGCCAAAGATATTACTAAGGCACAAGAAGTTTTTAAAAAATTAAATGTAAAAGAAGTAAAACTGCTCCGGGCACCTACAGGTCATTTTGATGTACGAACATTAAAAATTGCCAAAAGATACGGCTATACCGTTGTACATTGGAGCTTAGATTCAAAAGACTGGCAGAACCCTGGAATAAGGGCCATTGTGTCAAATGTTAATAAAACCCAAAAGGGGGATATTGTGCTCCTTCATGCTTCTGATTCCGCTAAACAAACAGCAAAAGCTTTACCGCTGATCATGCAGGATCTTCATCATAAAGGCTTGAAACTTGTCACGGTATCAGAAATGATTGCGAACGGAGAAGCACGTTCAAACGAAATCAGATAA
- a CDS encoding anti-sigma factor family protein → MCPDHIIELMHEYLDEEIDLDNEQVLSEHLQHCKECEIIFYELKKTISFVKSISHMETPADFTANVLARLPKEKKKVWMKRWLRKHPLLSAASLFVILMMGSLFSAWNQDREFSVSKQKNLVVKNNTVIVPKGEVVKGDVVVRNGTLKIEGEVQGNVTVINGEKYLASAGHVTGEIDEVNEVFDWIWYYMKHTAKEVVDIFEQ, encoded by the coding sequence ATGTGTCCAGACCACATCATTGAGCTAATGCATGAGTATTTAGATGAGGAAATTGACCTTGATAATGAACAAGTTTTAAGTGAGCACCTTCAACATTGTAAAGAGTGTGAAATCATTTTTTACGAACTAAAAAAGACAATTTCGTTTGTGAAAAGTATTTCACATATGGAAACACCGGCAGATTTCACGGCCAATGTATTAGCTCGTCTTCCAAAGGAAAAAAAGAAGGTTTGGATGAAGCGATGGTTAAGAAAGCATCCGTTACTTTCAGCCGCGTCCTTATTTGTCATTTTGATGATGGGGAGCTTGTTCTCGGCATGGAATCAAGATCGGGAATTTTCTGTCTCCAAGCAAAAAAATCTAGTGGTAAAAAATAATACCGTAATTGTCCCCAAAGGCGAAGTAGTAAAAGGTGATGTAGTAGTCCGCAACGGAACATTGAAAATTGAAGGGGAAGTTCAAGGAAATGTGACAGTCATAAATGGCGAAAAATATTTAGCATCTGCAGGTCATGTTACAGGTGAAATTGATGAAGTCAACGAAGTATTTGATTGGATTTGGTATTATATGAAACATACCGCAAAAGAAGTCGTTGATATTTTTGAACAATAA
- the cwlD gene encoding N-acetylmuramoyl-L-alanine amidase CwlD, with translation MLNRRLKIIGFSVGLLILFLILQHDFSNNDSWKTWNLPLSGKIILLDAGHGGPDGGAGTGKVLEKDIALNITLKVRDYLQQQGALVVMTRTTDTDLADPDTRGYSRRKVEDLKKRLKMINDSDNDLFISIHLNAIPSAKWSGAQTFYAPQHEENARVAKFIQDELRRNLENTTRKAKPINQVYILKNAKKPGALVEVGFLSNPQERKNLKKDSYQEKVAISIYKGILRYFSNEKELNETD, from the coding sequence TTGTTAAATCGCAGATTAAAAATCATCGGATTTTCGGTGGGATTACTCATTTTATTTCTTATTCTGCAGCACGACTTTTCTAACAATGACTCTTGGAAAACATGGAACCTACCACTGTCAGGGAAGATCATTTTACTTGATGCAGGGCACGGGGGGCCTGACGGCGGTGCTGGAACCGGAAAAGTCCTGGAAAAAGATATTGCCCTTAATATTACATTAAAAGTAAGGGATTACTTGCAGCAGCAAGGGGCACTTGTCGTGATGACTAGAACAACTGATACCGATTTGGCAGATCCCGATACTCGAGGCTACAGCCGCAGGAAAGTGGAGGATTTAAAAAAACGGCTAAAAATGATTAATGATTCCGATAATGATCTTTTTATCAGTATCCACTTGAATGCTATTCCATCGGCAAAATGGAGCGGAGCCCAAACATTTTATGCCCCGCAGCATGAGGAAAATGCACGGGTAGCAAAATTTATTCAGGATGAACTTCGAAGAAACTTGGAGAATACAACCCGGAAGGCAAAACCGATTAATCAGGTATATATTTTAAAAAATGCAAAGAAACCAGGGGCCTTGGTAGAAGTCGGATTTCTATCCAATCCTCAGGAAAGGAAAAATTTAAAAAAGGACTCCTATCAGGAAAAAGTGGCAATCTCAATTTATAAAGGGATTTTGCGCTATTTTTCGAATGAAAAGGAATTAAATGAAACAGATTAA
- a CDS encoding KinB-signaling pathway activation protein yields the protein MTSRNWVRLFMTTLLVGGVTTAIVGFIVRWSQFQPYITGFKVVDILSALIWLIVMGFLFSVISQMGFFAYLTIHRFGLGIFKSVSLWNSVQFVLTLFALFDLVYLRFESFAKPGNSIIPYVGLAMLILVIGYITAWFKMKQTNREAFIPAFFFMIVGTLVEWMPALRVNGSSLFYPMMFALMACNAYQLLILHKLNIQSQQEREIRENQKTISK from the coding sequence GTGACAAGCCGGAATTGGGTAAGACTCTTTATGACCACATTATTAGTTGGTGGAGTCACAACTGCTATTGTGGGATTCATTGTCCGCTGGAGTCAATTTCAGCCGTATATTACTGGATTTAAAGTGGTGGATATCTTATCTGCGCTTATTTGGTTAATTGTAATGGGCTTTCTATTTAGCGTTATCAGCCAAATGGGCTTTTTTGCTTATTTAACCATTCACCGATTTGGATTAGGAATATTTAAGTCCGTTTCCCTTTGGAATTCCGTCCAATTTGTTTTAACCTTATTTGCGTTATTTGACTTAGTCTATCTTAGGTTTGAAAGCTTTGCGAAACCCGGCAATTCTATAATCCCTTATGTAGGACTTGCCATGTTGATATTGGTTATTGGTTATATAACTGCCTGGTTCAAAATGAAACAAACAAATCGAGAAGCATTTATTCCAGCGTTCTTTTTTATGATTGTGGGAACTTTGGTGGAATGGATGCCAGCACTTCGAGTGAATGGATCCAGTCTGTTTTACCCCATGATGTTTGCCTTAATGGCCTGTAATGCCTACCAATTATTAATTCTCCATAAATTAAACATTCAGTCTCAACAAGAGAGAGAAATAAGGGAAAACCAAAAAACAATTTCCAAATAG
- a CDS encoding YbaK family protein, producing MTVITTFREKRREKQMKYERSVLRDLSIQTLKERVQHYFGSSRITSGMIMNTGIEEACYDIALEAYLLGAKFSKFGYFGEEPDQVRLRCVNEEKHLIDTIYNFFLFWGSGEEGVMSETLYYQCEQYVHVWWREGFEKGQRRHKLRLH from the coding sequence GTGACTGTTATTACAACCTTTAGAGAAAAGCGTCGCGAAAAACAAATGAAATATGAACGTTCCGTGCTGAGGGATTTATCGATTCAGACATTAAAGGAACGAGTACAACATTATTTTGGCTCGTCAAGAATAACTTCAGGTATGATTATGAATACAGGTATTGAAGAAGCTTGCTATGATATTGCATTGGAAGCCTACTTATTAGGCGCCAAATTCAGCAAGTTTGGCTATTTTGGTGAGGAGCCGGATCAAGTACGTTTGCGCTGTGTAAATGAAGAAAAACATTTAATTGACACCATATATAACTTTTTCCTTTTTTGGGGAAGTGGCGAAGAAGGAGTCATGAGTGAGACGCTTTACTACCAATGTGAACAATATGTTCATGTTTGGTGGAGAGAAGGGTTTGAAAAAGGGCAGAGACGCCATAAACTCCGCCTTCATTAA
- the sigW gene encoding RNA polymerase sigma factor SigW, which produces MEDIVKKRIKQVIKGDQEAFGEIVDIYKNSVFQLCYRMLGNRHEAEDTAQEAFIRAYTNIHTFNQNLKFSTWLFRIATNLCIDRMRKKKPDHYLDAEVAGTEGLTLYSQVPSESPLPEIELESLELQETVHKEILKLPEKYRSAIILKYIEGLSLNEISDILGLPIGTVKTRIHRGREALRQQLRYV; this is translated from the coding sequence ATGGAAGATATTGTGAAAAAGAGAATAAAACAAGTAATAAAAGGTGACCAGGAAGCATTTGGGGAAATTGTTGATATCTATAAAAACAGTGTCTTTCAGTTATGTTACAGGATGCTTGGAAATCGGCACGAAGCTGAGGATACGGCACAAGAAGCGTTTATACGAGCTTATACGAATATCCATACGTTTAATCAGAATCTAAAATTTTCAACATGGCTTTTTCGAATTGCTACTAACTTGTGCATAGATCGAATGAGGAAGAAAAAGCCGGATCATTATTTAGACGCTGAAGTAGCTGGAACCGAAGGGCTAACACTTTATTCACAAGTACCTTCTGAATCTCCGCTGCCGGAAATAGAGCTGGAAAGTTTAGAACTGCAGGAAACGGTTCATAAAGAAATATTAAAACTCCCTGAAAAATATCGATCAGCGATTATTTTGAAATATATTGAAGGTTTATCTTTAAATGAAATTAGCGATATTCTCGGTCTGCCTATAGGAACAGTTAAAACGAGAATTCACCGCGGCCGTGAAGCATTAAGGCAGCAGCTGCGCTATGTTTGA
- the glmM gene encoding phosphoglucosamine mutase, with product MGKYFGTDGVRGIANSELTPELAFKLGRFGGYVLTKDTARPKVLIGRDTRISGHMLEGALVAGLLSIGAEVMRLGVISTPGVSYLTKALGAQAGVMISASHNPVADNGIKFFGPDGFKLSDDQELEIEALIDLHEDQLPRPTGEALGQVMDYFEGGQKYLQYLKNTVDEDFSGLRIALDCAHGATSSLATHLFADLEADLLTMGAAPNGLNINAGVGSTHPESLAELVKEKGADVGLAFDGDGDRLIAIDEKGNIVDGDQILYICGKYMKEHGRLKHNTIVSTVMSNLGFYKALEQHGIHSVPTAVGDRYVVEEMKKNGYNLGGEQSGHIIFLDYNTTGDGLLTGLQLVNIMKATQKPLSELAGEMKKYPQKLVNVKVTDKNHVTDNVKVKAVIEQVEAEMDGNGRVLVRPSGTEPLVRVMAEAATEELCDSYVNRIVAVVKEEMELKE from the coding sequence ATGGGAAAATATTTCGGTACCGATGGTGTAAGAGGAATAGCAAACAGTGAATTAACACCTGAATTAGCATTTAAATTGGGCCGTTTTGGCGGATATGTTTTAACGAAGGATACAGCAAGACCAAAGGTTCTGATTGGTCGCGATACCCGTATTTCCGGTCATATGCTGGAAGGAGCACTTGTTGCAGGACTACTATCAATTGGGGCAGAAGTTATGCGACTCGGTGTGATTTCAACTCCTGGTGTATCCTATCTTACTAAAGCATTAGGAGCCCAGGCTGGTGTCATGATTTCAGCTTCCCATAATCCGGTCGCAGATAATGGAATTAAATTTTTTGGTCCAGACGGCTTTAAGCTTTCCGATGATCAAGAGTTGGAAATTGAGGCTTTAATTGATTTACACGAGGACCAATTACCACGTCCTACGGGAGAAGCACTTGGACAAGTAATGGATTACTTTGAGGGTGGACAGAAGTATCTCCAATATTTGAAAAATACGGTGGATGAAGACTTTTCTGGACTTCGAATTGCACTGGACTGTGCCCATGGGGCGACATCCTCATTAGCTACACATTTGTTTGCAGACTTGGAAGCCGATTTGTTAACGATGGGTGCTGCTCCAAATGGCTTAAATATTAATGCCGGAGTTGGCTCCACACATCCTGAAAGCTTGGCTGAGTTGGTGAAGGAAAAAGGCGCTGATGTGGGTCTTGCCTTTGACGGTGATGGCGACCGTTTGATTGCGATTGATGAAAAAGGAAATATAGTGGATGGCGATCAAATTCTCTACATTTGCGGAAAATATATGAAAGAACACGGACGATTGAAACATAATACCATTGTTTCAACAGTTATGAGCAATCTTGGTTTTTACAAAGCACTGGAACAGCATGGGATTCACAGCGTTCCAACCGCTGTAGGCGACCGCTATGTGGTTGAAGAAATGAAGAAGAATGGCTATAATTTGGGCGGGGAGCAATCAGGCCACATTATCTTTTTAGACTACAATACAACAGGTGACGGATTATTAACAGGCCTGCAATTAGTCAATATCATGAAAGCAACGCAAAAGCCATTGTCTGAGTTGGCAGGAGAAATGAAAAAATATCCGCAAAAATTGGTCAATGTCAAAGTAACGGATAAGAACCATGTTACAGACAATGTAAAAGTGAAGGCTGTTATTGAACAAGTAGAAGCTGAAATGGATGGAAATGGCCGAGTTCTTGTTCGTCCATCAGGAACAGAGCCGCTTGTCCGCGTTATGGCAGAGGCAGCGACAGAGGAGCTCTGTGACAGCTATGTAAATCGAATTGTAGCTGTAGTCAAAGAAGAGATGGAATTAAAGGAATAG